From Chlamydia avium 10DC88:
AAACGCTCTTGCATTGCTATCTTGATTCATGGTGATGCCGCTTTCTCAGGACAAGGGATCGTTTATGAGACTTTGCAATTAAGTCAGATCCCTGGGTACTCAACAGAAGGAACTCTTCATATTGTTGTGAATAATCACATAGGGTTTACTGCTCAACCTAGAGAATACCGCTCTACACCTTATTGTACAGATATTGCTAAGATGTTGGGAGTCCCTGTATTTCGCGTTAATGGCGAGGATATACTTTCTTGTCTACGGGCGATCGAATATTCATTAAAGATTCGTGAAGAATTTGGTTGTGATGTGATTATCGATTTTTGTTGTTATCGAAAGCATGGACACAATGAAAGTGATGATCCTTCCATAACAGCGCCTCTGCTTTATAATGAAATCAAGAAAAAATCTTCGATTCGTGAAATTTTTAAACAGTTTTTACTGAATCAAAAATCTTTAGAAGTTTCTGAAGATAAATTCCTTAGAGTAGAAAATGATGTCCAGGAAATTTTAAACCAGGAATTTCAATCATTAAAAAAAGAAGAACAACATCTTCCAGTAGGATGCCGACATTGTGATCGTATGAACCTAGGGGAATTATTAGTTAATTCTCTAGATGTTTCTTTAGATAGGAGTACAGTATTTGAGATAGGATCGAAATTATGTAGTTTCCCAGAACATTTTACTCCTCATTCCAAGATAAAATCTCTCATTGAAAAAAGAATGAAAATGGTCCGAGGAGAAATCGGAATTGATTGGGGAATGGCTGAAGAATTAGCTTTCGCTTCATTACTCATAGAAAGATTTTCCTTAAGACTTTCTGGACAAGATTCTGTTCGTGGGACTTTTAGCCAAAGACATTTATTATGGAGCGATATTCATTCGGGAGATACGTATTCTCCTTTATATCATTTATCTTCGGATCAAGGTTCTTTAGAAATCTATAACTCACCCTTATCGGAATACGCTGTTTTAGGATTTGAATATGGCTATGCTCAACAGGCGGAACGTACGTTAGTAATGTGGGAAGCTCAGTTTGGGGATTTTTCCAATGGCGCTCAGATTATTTTCGATCAGTATATTTCTTCAGCAATTCAAAAATGGGATTTACATTCTGATCTTGTTGTTCTTTTGCCTCACGGTTATGAAGGCCAAGGACCGGAGCATTCGTCCGCACGCATAGAAAGATATTTACAGCTTGCCGCAAATTGGAACTTTCAGATAGTCCTTCCTTCAACTCCTGTGCAATACTTTCGTATTCTTCGTGAACACACAAAAAGAGATCTCTCTTTACCTCTCATAGTTTTTACTCCAAAAATGCTGTTACGTCATCCTGAGTGTACTAGCTCTATAGAGGAATTTTCTAGCCCTGGGGGATTCCAATCGATACTTGAAGATCATGAACCTAATTATGGTGCTAAGATTCTAGTTCTATGTTCAGGAAAAGTATATTACGATTTTCAAGATGCTCTGACCAAGAGACAAAGAAAAAATGATTTTGCATGTTTGCGTATTGAAAGCTTGTATCCTTTACATCTTGAAAGATTACTTCATTTAATTAAAAAGTATTCTCAAGTTGTTCATTACGTATGGTTGCAGGAAGAGCCCCAAAATATGGGAGCATATGATTATATCTTCATGGCGACACAAGACATTTTTCCTAAGAAGCTGTTATGTGTAACAAGACCTCGAAGTAGTTCTACAGCTACAGGATCTCAACGTATTCACCAGAAAGAATTTTTAACATTAATGGAAACATTGTTTTCTTTAGGTAGTGTATGATTACAGAAGTGCGCATCCCCAATGTTGCTGAGTCTATAAGTACTGTTACTATAGCATCTCTTTTAGTACCTTCAGAGAGTCTAGTACAGGAAAATCAGGGCATTTTGGAGATCGAGAGTGATAAGGTAAATCAGCTGATTTATGCTCCAGCTTCAGGAAGACTTGTTTGGGAAGTAGCTGAGGGAGATACTATTTCAGTAGGAGGTCTCGTAGCCAAGATATATGATGCAAACGAGGCTATTCCCGAAGCCTCAGACGATAGTTCTCATTCTCAGGAAAACACGACTTTAGATGCAGAAATCATTTGCTTCCCGAGAACGGTATCTCGAGAGCCTCCAGCTAAGGGTAAGACTTTTGTTCCATTACGTGATCAGATACAAAGGAAAGAAACAGGAACAAAAAATGAAATTCGTGAACGTATGTCTTCAATACGTAAAACGATTTCTCGTCGTTTAGTATCTTCACTTCACGAATCCGCTATGTTAACGACATTCAATGAGATTTATATGAATCCATTGATAGAGTTACGTAGGGAAAACCAAGAGAGGTTTTCTTCTAAGTATCATGTGAAATTAGGCTTTATGTCTTTCTTTATTAAGGCTGTTGTTGCTGGGCTTAAGGCATATCCTCGCATCAATGCCTTTATTGATAAGGACGAAGTTGTCTATCGCCAATACTATGATATTAGTATAGCTGTCGGCACAGAACGAGGACTCATTGTTCCTGTGATTAGGGAATGTGATACGCTTTCTAATGGAGATATTGAGGTTCAACTTGCAGATCTAGCATTACGAGCTCGTGAAGGGAGAATTTCCGTTGCTGAGCTAGAGGGAGGGTGTTTCACTATTACTAATGGTGGAGTGTATGGCTCTCTTCTATCTACGCCAATTATTAATCCTCCTCAAGTTGGGATTTTAGGCATGCATAAAATACAAAAACGTCCTGTTGTCATAGATAATACGATAACAATAGCGGATATGATGTATGTAGCTCTAAGTTATGATCATCGTATTATAGATGGTCAGGAGGCCGTAGGGTTCTTAGTCCAAGTTAAGGATGCGATCGAACATCCAGAATCCTTATTGAGTTTTTAATTTTATTCCCTAGGAAGGAGAAGAACAGCAGTTACATTGTTCTTTTTTGTATGAGGGTCTCGTTCATTAGGATCAGAATGAGCATTACGGTATCGCGAAGAAAAGAAAATATCGTGTTCTTCATAAGTACACCGCTCAGAAATAGTAATTTTTGAACGAGAAATACCCAAGTTCAGCAGTTGCTTTCTAGCCACGGCACGAAAATCCATATGATTTTCTTTAGGCATTAAAGGGAAAAAACTGGGAGGAAACAATTCTTTATAATCGGGATAGATGGCATGTTTAGGACCTAAAGAGGGACCAATGACAACAATCAGATCCTGAGGATTGGAATGGAATACCTTTTTTAGAATAGAAACCGTAACAGCATAGATATTTCCTACGAGACCACGCCAACCAGCATGAACATTAGCAATGACATGTTTTTCAGGGTCATAAAAGATGGCTGGCTGACAATCTGAGTGACGAATATGTAAAGAAAGCAAAGGTTCTTGAGTGTATAAACCATCACCAGGAGATCTTTGGGGAGATGTTTGTGTTGCATGCAGTAACGTTGTACTATGTACTTGCTGCAAATCACAAAATTTCTTTGCTCCTAAGTCTTGGCAGATGTCTTCGTTTTTAGGGGAAAAGATCTTCCCTTCACTATCTATTTGTTTAGGGAATAATCCATGGCGTATGGGAAAGTCAGAAAGCTCAGGAAAAGAAAGTTTTTTTAAATTAGCATACGTAGTCATAGTTCAAGGCATCATTCAGGGTTTTTCCAAACTCCGTATTCTTTTAACAGATGGATTAATTCTTGTTCAGCATTTTCCATGGGAATATGTGCTTTTACACATGTATGTTTTACATAGAGGTCTACCATACCTGTTTTAGATCCCACAAATCCAAAATCAGCATCCGCCATTTCTCCAGGACCATTAACGATACATCCCATAACGGCAATTTTTAGACCCACAAGGTGTTTGGTTTTCTCTTGAATTTGCTTTGTTACCTTAGGAAGATCAAAAAGAGTCCTTCCACATCCAGGACAGGAGATATATTCAGTTTTTACTAAACGTACTCCAGTACTTTGCAGTGTACTGAAAATAATTTCTCTAGATACATGGAGAGGAATATAGGGAAGATCTAAAATTACAGCATCGCCTAACCCATCCAGGAGTATAGCACCGAGTTCCGTAGCTATAGATACAGTAGCAGCATGTTCGTCTTCTGTTTGTTGAGACAAGACAATCATTACTGGCTGCGTCTCTTGTTTTCTTTTTTTAAAGAAGTTTCTGATGCTATGCATAAACGGAGGCGTAGCATGATAATAAACAAAAGGAGATGCTAAGGTAGAATCGCTACTCCACGTGTTTTCATTGTTATCGTACAAGTGAGGTGCCTGATGATCATGAAAGACTAGAATATGCTGTTTTAATTTTTCAACAATTGGCGTTTCCAGAAAGCATCGAGGAATAAGAACCCCTTCAGGAGTCGTTGTAGATTTCTTCCCTGTTTGTTTGTCTATACCTAAGGCTTCCAAAAGAGTATCTATGGAAGTGTTTTCCAAATGATGATCATGGAGTTTGAGAAATACTCCATATACGTTGCCCCATGGGGTATTTTTTTAATTTTTTTGAAGCTTTAACGAAACTTTCGGAGTTTTCTAAAGCAAAAGGATTCTCCTGTTTAGGGAGATCAAGGTACACTGCTGTATGTTTCAATAATGTTTTACATACATGAATTTCTTGCGTAGGGCAACCCGTTAGAGAACAACGAATGGTATCTCCTAGACCTTCGGCAAGAAGTGTCCCTATGCCTATGGAGGATTTAATGACTCCATCTCTTCCCATACCGGCTTCTGTAACTCCTAAATGAAGAGGATAGTGCCAACCACGAGCATCCAAATCTTTAACAAGTTGGCGATAGGCAGCAATCATTACCTTAGGATTGCTAGACTTCATTGAGAAAACAACATCTTGATAACCAAGTTTTTCGCAAATAGTAGCATATTCTAAAGCTGACATAACCATGCCTTCAATAGTATCTCCGTATCTCTGTAGTATACGTTCAGAAAGAGAACCATGATTAACTCCAATCCGCAAAGCTTTGTTTAAGCGTTGGCATTTCTCAACCAAAGGAGAGAACTTTTCTTCTAAGCGCTTAAGACTATCCGCGTAATTGCAGCTTCTTCCTGTAAACATATTGCGTTTATCAATGAAATTCCCTGGATTAATGCGTATTTTATCTACAATATCTGCTACATATGTAGCAGCTTGAGGGAAAAAATGAATATCAGCAACTAGAGGGATATGAATACCTTTGTTTATCAGGCGTTCTTTAATACGTTCGCAAGCTTGTGCTTCCTTAATACCCTGTACTGTAACCCGTACAATGTCACATTGAGCTTCTACAAGATCGCAAATTTGAGCTACCGTAGCATCAACATCTGCAGTAGGAGTTGTCGTCATTGACTGGTTTTTAATCGTATGGGTACTACCTATATAGAGATTCCCAATTTTTACTGAATGGGCGAAACGCCTAGTTATATGTTCAAGAGAGTGTGCCACTAATCTAAAAAAATTTACTTAACGATAAGTAGATGGATATTTTACTTAAGCTGACCAATTGAGAAGAAACTAGCTTAATCCATCGTAAAGTATTTAGAAAGTGGAAAAATTAAGATTGTTTCAAATTTTTTATTGAGAAAATCTTATAGTCTTTTTTCTTAATCAGAGAGGATCTCATAAAAGAGATACTGCCTTTTATTTTACTCTCTAATAAGTATTTATATTCTAATTGGGTCAAATCTTCTTATATAGGAAGACCTAATCCAGGGGGGCTAACAACCACGATATTCATACTTACCCCAGGGTGCATGACTGCGAACTGTGCTATAGCAGCAACCAATCCAGTTTGTATTGCAGATTTCCATGTAAGTGCTTCTTGGGACGTTTGTAGAGGAGATATAGATATTAGGGGGAGTTGAACCATATCCACTCCTAAGGTGATCGCTTGTTCTAGACAACGAGTATACGAAGATTTAGCAAAAGAATAAGCAAGGAAAGGATTATTTTTATGAAAACTTGCATCAGGAGTTTGAATGAATCCTAGGAAGTTCGGAAGACCAAGTCGATGTTTATTAGTTGATCCATCATAATTTTTCCAAGGAAGGAATAAACATTGACCTTCAGTAAGATGTTCAGGTCGATCGTACACAATATTGAGTATATCTAAATTTGCAAAGGTATTTTCGTTATTCTCTAAAGCAATCATCAGGTTACAGCAGCACTGTATGCGTGGTGTATACACGGATCCTGTTGTAGAGAAAAGAACCGTTTTCGAGTGATTAAATTTCCACACTTTTTGTAAAAATGCTGTCGAAGAATCTTCTAGTATATTGGGAAGAGATGTCCAATTATCAGTAATTAAGTCGGCATACTTCTCTAATATTTGTGTGTGGGGCGTAGTTTCATCCGTAACAAGAAGAGATAACAACTCAGTAGTAGATGCTGGAGATTCATCAATTTCTATAGATTTTTTAGGATGAGGGAATTGTTTAATAGCAATTATAGAGAGTATAAGTAATGAGAGTAGACCAATAGAGAGAAGAGGTAGGATACCAGAGAGAACAGAGGCAAGAACAAAACTGATGGTAGTTAAAGACATAAAAATAACGATAGCAATATGAACAACACGGCGTTTAAGTGATATCGTTGAAGATGTCTTCTCAACAGGAGGAGCCGTGATCTCCCTTAAGGAAGACTGGTTAACAATCATGGTCATTGAATTATAGAAACTTAATTTCTGGGCCTAGATAAAGATATTATATGTTCTCCTAGAGTAGCTCTGGGTAACGTACTTATGCTTTATTCTATTAGTTTTGTCGAAGAGCCTAAGTCACTGATTCTAAGCTTACTAGGTTATATGCTTACTGTTTATATGTAAAATCATTCTTATTGTAAAAGAAGAATTTCCATACCACCTCATCAAGATGAAAGGAAGGAAATCTCGTATTCAATAGAAATTCTAGTAGTTATGTATTTGTAAGATTTTTTTAAAGAATAGGAGAACCTCTATTTACCATGACAATAACTAAAGAATACTCTGGGTTTTTGAGCGCAAAGGTGATGACAGCCTTTACAAATGCTGATTTCACAGTACCTATCCATAACTCGTGTATATCTTTCCCTCGAACGATTGTTCCTGGTGGTGGAGCATAGTTGAGAGATGAGATTAGGGGAAGTTGAATATACTGAGATCTTAGTGACATTCCTCTTTCGAAACAAGAGAAATAAGCTCTGAAGACAAGTTGTTCGCACATATCTATATTGTTATCGCAATCCGCAGCATTGGGACCTAACATCTGTACCAGATAGCGAGGTAAACCTGATTTCTCAGAATTTATTGTGCCATCAGGATTTTCCCATTGTCCTACAGTACATTCACCGGGTTCGAGTAGGATTTTTCCCTCAGTAGAGTTAGCCCATCCTCGTGTACTTACAGCTGATGTAAATGCTCGGTTTGTTCCTCCTCCTCCTCGAGACATACGAGCATTAGCCGCATTGACCAGCATGAGACTGGATAAATTCGTATTAAACCTAGGATCAGCAATATCCCCTACTACAGAGACTAGGTAGGTTCGTGTTTTAGTAATGTTCCATACATTATGTGTTAGAGTTGTAGCTTTGGGCTCTACTTTTCCTATTTGAATTGACTGTGCATCGGGTAAGGGAGAGGCGTAGGCCTCTAACATACTTTGATAGTTATCCATAGATGATGGAAATAGGGGAAGCTCCTCGGTAGTCGTAGGTGTCTTAGGTAAGGATGGTTCTAATGGTGAGGATGGCTCTAATGATTCTAAAGTCTTCTTTACTTGCGGTAAGCGTTTTTTTGATAAAAAACAGTGCATAGCAGCAAAGACTCCTGCAAAAACTAAGGTTAAAGTAAGTAGTGGGGCTCCGATAGGTAAACTAACAACTCCTGCAATCAATAAGCCAGTCAAGACTAGGGCCCCTAAAATAGAAAGCACAATTAGTGATATTGTTGCTAGACGTGATCCAAGTTTAAGAGAGGATTGAGATGAAACAACCCTATCATCCGAAGAGGGGGGGACAGGTGAACGAGAGGCTGATGAAGAATGCATTGCGTCACTAAATTGTTAATTAAAACTAAACAGGATTAAAAAAATAAAAGCATTCTTTATAAAAAAGAAAATCTTTACTGGAGATAGTTTCTATTTTATTTTAAAATTTAATTTTAGTGCAACCGCCACGGATCTTACATTGACAAGCTAAACGCTCATTCAAATCTACATCTCCTAGGAAATCACTTTCTTCTTGAGTAAATTCTGAAAGATTTTCTCCTCCCTCAATGATTTCAATAACACATGTACCGCATACGCCTTCTGTACAAGCAAAGGGAACACCAGACTCTTCACAAGGTTGAGCAATGCTAGATCCATCTTCAAGGTCAAATTCTTTTTCTTCATCTTCGGAACAAACGATTAGTTTTGCCATGTTTTTCTCGATGTTAGTGTGACGTTAATGTGTAGAACCTTAAGAGTTCGGAGTAGAGGGATTCGAACCCCCGACCTATTGCTCCCAAAGCAACCGCGCTAACCAGGCTGCGCTATACTCCGTATGAATGCCTTACAAATCAGAAGAGAAGTTAGCATAGAAGAAAATAGTCTACAAGATAAAGATCAATAAAAGCTTGTATCTATTCCCAGAAGAGTTTTGCTTGAAGATATATATTTTCTATCAGTATTGAGAAAGCTAGAAGAGTCTCATAAGGGAGGCACTTGGTGATAACCACACAAGCGAAAACATGGCGAATGACTCTCATTCCCTTAGGGATTCTTCTTTCTTTTCTGTTCCCATTACCCCAAGTTCTATTAGATGTCGGGTTATGTATTAATTTTATCCTAACATTTACCTTAGTATTCTGGGTTTTTTCTTTAAAATCGATTTACTCAGCAAAGTTATTTCCTCCTTTATTTCTCTATCTTTGCTTATTTCGTTTAGGTCTAAACCTTGCTTCAACACGCTGGATATTATCTTCAGGTTGGGCATCCCCCATAATTTTCTCTTTAGGAAGTTTTTTTTCTTTAGGGAGTTTAGGAGCTGGAATAGCTACTTGTTGTTTATTTTTTTAGTTAATTTTTTGGTTGTCGCTAAGGGAGCCGAACGTGTTGCCGAGGTTAGAGCGCGTTTTATTTTGGAAGCCCTCCCAGGAAAACAGATGTCTTTGGATGCTGACTTATCTCAAGGAAGAATCTCAAGTACAGATATCGATAGGATTAAGCAAGACCTATTTGAAGAAAGTGATTTTTTCTCTTCAATGGAAGGCGTGTTTCGTTTTATTAAGGGCGATGCAATTGTCGGGTGTATTTTGCTAATTGTAAATTCCTGTGCTGCTGTCTATTTCTCTAGTTCTTTAAATTTTGATAGTTACAGTCTTTGGTTGACAGTAGTAGGCGATGCCCTAGTTAGTCAGGCCCCTGCATTACTTACTTCATGTGCAGCAGCAACTCTGATATCCAAAGTAGGGAAGAAGGACACCCTTATAGAACACATGTATCACTATTATGAGCAAGTTCGTGAGCATTTTCGTGCCATTGCTTTTGTGTTTTCTTTCTTGTTATTCGTTCCTGGAATGCCAAAGACTCTTATTATAATTTGCGTATCCACACTTCTCTTAGGATATAAAGAGCGAAAAAAAGAGGATGGCATATTACCAACATGGGAAAAGTTTCAAAAATTGTATCTTTATCTTCCTCAAGAGTACACGGGCCCTGATCCTTACGATATCTATAATCAGGCTTGTGAATCCATTTTTGAAGAGCTGGGAATTGCATTACAAATCCAAACGCATGTTTTATATATAGGGGAAACTTTGTCCCTGAATTATGAGGGACAGCAATTTCATTTCAAAGAAATGAATGTGGAAAGTCTTATCCCTATATTAAGGCATCTTGCTGCAGAGGTACTCCATGGAAAGCACATCAAAGAATTAATTAGAAATGCTCAGGAAGTTTGGGGACTGTCCATAGATGAAATCATACCTAAAAAAATTTCAGAAAATTCCTTAATTTTTTTAATGAAATCTCTTGTTAAAGAGCGAATTTCCTTAAGATTTTTTCCTAAGATTCTTGAGTCCATTGCTCTTTATGGGTCTACTGAAGAGAGTTTAGAAATTTTAATAGAGAAAATACGTAAGCACTTGGGGAAACATATTGGACGATCCCTATGGAATAAGGAGAATACTTTAGAAATTATTACTGTAGATGCTCATGTCGAGCAAATGATAAGTGACTTATACTCAAAATCTCACCCCTTGATGTGTGATAAAGTCGTTAAACAGGTTCAGGATATACTTGAACGATCTCAGGGAGGAGATTTCCGTGCCATTGTTACTGGATATGAATCAAGATGCGAATTAAGAAAAATCATCGAGCCTTACTTTCCTGATCTTTTAGTATTGTCACACAATGAACTTCCAGAAGAAATTCCCCTTTCCCTACTAGGATCAGTTTCTGATGAGGTATTGACTGTTTGAAGTATTAGAAGAATTACAAAAAAAATAAAAATGGTTTAATTAAAACTATTATTAGAAATAATTTTTAGAAATTGTGAAAAATAAAATAAAAAGCAATATTTCTGAAATATGGGATCTATATTGGAAAACATGCAATATAGAATATCGAGATATTCTTATTGATTCCTATTTGCATCTAGTAAAATACGCAGTGCATCGATTGATTTCTGGTATGCCCCCCCACGTAACAGCTGAGGATCTCTATGCTTCTGGAATAGAAGGGTTAGTGCGTGCTGTAGAGAGGTTCGATCCGGAAAGAAGTCGTCGTTTCGAGGGGTACGCCTTATTTTTAATCAAGGCAGCAATTATTGATGATTTGCGTAAACAAGACTGGGTACCTCGGAGTGTATACCAAAAGGCAAACAAGTTATCGGAAGCTATAGAAAATTTACGTCAATCCTTAGGAAAAGAACCTACAGATGGGGACCTTTGTGAGTATTTCCAAATTTCTCAAGAAGAATTATCAGGATGGTTTATTTCCGCACGACCTGCACTAATCATTTCACTCAATGAAGAAAGATCTTCATTTTATGATGGGGAAGGAATAGCCCTAGAGGAGAGAATTCCTGATGAACGTGCGCAAACAGGGTATGACATTGTAGATAAAAAAGAATTTATTCGGTGTTTATCTGCTGCTATCGAAGGACTCGATGAAAGAGAACGTAAGGTTATGGCACTCTATTATTACGAAGACCTAGTTTTAAAAGAGATTGGAAAAATCCTTGGTGTAAGTGAGTCACGTGTGTCACAGATTCACTCTAAAGCTCTCGTAAAACTACGGATTGCTTTATCTGCATTTGCCTTCTAAAGAAATCATGCGCAGTTTTTCTTAGATATGAAAGCATGGCGTAAGATAATTCCCATGCCTAATACTAATCCTCCTACAGTGGATAAAAATATAAAGAGGATATTTTTCGAGATTATTAAAGCTGCACAACCACCTAAAGTCATTGCCACAGAAAGAATAAAAAATACAATGGAAAGAATTAATAGGATTTGCTGTGACAATTTCAATAACAGGTTATTAGCAGCAGATCTATCTGTCGTAGTGATATTTGTGTTGCTCGTGTGAATAGAACCAATCATAGTCGTCTCGATTCAAAAATGAAACCGATTGTAAACAAAGATGCAAATTTATTCATATAAAGTAATTTTTTCTTTACGTTATGCCCTATAGGGATCTTGCATATTAAGAACATAGATAGTTAAGATGGCATTTCTCTCATAAGTTTTTTTTGTTAATATGCAAAGTTTTTTAGAGCATTTAAAAGAACGGGGAATTCTTGAAAATATCTCATCTGGATTATCCACACTTAAAGGTCAGGTGTCTGCCTATGTGGGTTTTGATCCTACGGCCCCCTCTTTACATATAGGGCATTGGATCGGGATATGCTTTTTACGTAGGATGGCCCAATTTGGGATTACCCCTATAGCTTTAGTTGGTTCCGCGACAGGAATGATCGGAGATCCTTCAGGTAAAAATACGGAGCGAACGTTATTACAACTTAGTGAAGTTACTCAAAATAGCCAGAAGATTTCTGAGTGTCTTGCACATTATTTACCAGGCGTGCAAGTTGTTAATAATTTGCATTGGTTTCAAAATATTACTATGATCGACTTCCTTAGGGATATAGGAAAGCATTTCAGATTAGGAACTATGCTGTCTAAGGACATGGTTAAGCAGCGTCTTCAATCTGAAGAGGGTATCAGTTACGCTGAATTTAGTTATATTCTCTTGCAATCCTATGATTTTGCTTTCCTATGGGAAAATTATGGAGTACGTTTGCAATGTGGAGGAAGTGATCAATGGGGCAATATTACTTCAGGAATTGACTATATCCGTCGGCGTGGGCTTGGGCAAGCATATGGATTAACTTATCCATTATTAACGAATAGCCAAGGAAAGAAAATTGGTAAAACAGAGGCTGGAGCTCTATGGCTGGATCCTCAAAGAACTTCTCCTTATGATTTATATCAGTACTTTTTAAGACTGCCTGATACTGAAATTCCTAAAATTTCTCGTACCCTGACTTTATTAAGTAATAAAGAAGTTTTCGCTTTAGATGAACAACTGCTTACTGATCCTCTGTCTACGAAGAAGTTTATAGCTGAAATTATTGTCACTTCCATACATGGAGAAGAAGGGATAAAATCTGCTCAGGTAATTACGGATAGTATTCATCCAGGTAAGGAAGCTAATATTTCTAAAAACGATTTTCAAAATCTTATTTCCATGGGTCACGGAGTGTCTTTAAAAAGATCTCAAGTGCTTAGAAGACGATGGATAGATATTTGTGTCGAAATAGGACTTTGTTCTTCTAAGGGAGAGGCTAGAAGATTGATCGCACAAAAAGGATTATATATTAATAATATTCCTATATCTGAACACGATGTTTGCGAAGATACTCAAGTATGTTATGATCATTATATTTTACTAGCGCAAGGTAAAAAGAAGAAGCTCGTTATGTATCTAGAATGAGTGAGGAGGGTTGGTGGAAAAATCAGATATCGGACTAATCGGTCTGGCCGTCATGGGGAAAAATCTTGTTTTAAATATGATAGATCATGGTTTTTCTGTTTCTGTTTATAATCGTAGTCCAGAGAAAACTCGGGAATTTCTTCAGGAGAATACGGGGAATGACCTCCTACAGGGATATGAGGATTTAGTAAGTTTTATACGCTCATTAAAGCGTCCTAGAAAAATCATGCTTATGATTAAAGCAGGTTCTCCCGTAGATCAAAGTATAGACTCTTTGTTGCCCTATCTTGATTCTGGTGACATTATTATTGATGGTGGTAATAGCTACTATAAGGATTCTGAAAGGCGATATCAGCAGCTTAAGGAAAAAAATATTTTTTTCGTTGGAATGGGAATTTCTGGAGGAGAAGAAGGAGCACGCTATGGCCCTTCTATTATGCCAGGAGGGAATGCTAATGCTTGGCCACTAATTTCTCCTATTTTCCAAAAAATAGC
This genomic window contains:
- a CDS encoding 2-oxoglutarate dehydrogenase E1 component, translating into MDSKFAGQVHSLDIAWIESMFQRFLHNETLDSSWKYFFQGYQLGLESTPSPSGQGNDCETLQEKKARFLLMVYRYYGYLQSQISPLTSPHPSSLIQEKIKNIDLDEIVPSLGFLPQDKVTVRDLIQELDNCYCRGIAVEALTCSPQLQEYIWQLMESKLPQRSSEDLVRIYRDICKASFFEEFLQIKFTGQKRFSLEGGESLIPMLEHLFHFGVGLGITSYVLGMAHRGRLNVLTNVLGKPYRDVFMEFEDDPQSHGIDHVGDVKYHKGYVSRSHSHGQEIIQIMLPNPSHLEAVDPVVEGVVAALQNQVPQDRKRSCIAILIHGDAAFSGQGIVYETLQLSQIPGYSTEGTLHIVVNNHIGFTAQPREYRSTPYCTDIAKMLGVPVFRVNGEDILSCLRAIEYSLKIREEFGCDVIIDFCCYRKHGHNESDDPSITAPLLYNEIKKKSSIREIFKQFLLNQKSLEVSEDKFLRVENDVQEILNQEFQSLKKEEQHLPVGCRHCDRMNLGELLVNSLDVSLDRSTVFEIGSKLCSFPEHFTPHSKIKSLIEKRMKMVRGEIGIDWGMAEELAFASLLIERFSLRLSGQDSVRGTFSQRHLLWSDIHSGDTYSPLYHLSSDQGSLEIYNSPLSEYAVLGFEYGYAQQAERTLVMWEAQFGDFSNGAQIIFDQYISSAIQKWDLHSDLVVLLPHGYEGQGPEHSSARIERYLQLAANWNFQIVLPSTPVQYFRILREHTKRDLSLPLIVFTPKMLLRHPECTSSIEEFSSPGGFQSILEDHEPNYGAKILVLCSGKVYYDFQDALTKRQRKNDFACLRIESLYPLHLERLLHLIKKYSQVVHYVWLQEEPQNMGAYDYIFMATQDIFPKKLLCVTRPRSSSTATGSQRIHQKEFLTLMETLFSLGSV
- the sucB gene encoding dihydrolipoyllysine-residue succinyltransferase; the encoded protein is MITEVRIPNVAESISTVTIASLLVPSESLVQENQGILEIESDKVNQLIYAPASGRLVWEVAEGDTISVGGLVAKIYDANEAIPEASDDSSHSQENTTLDAEIICFPRTVSREPPAKGKTFVPLRDQIQRKETGTKNEIRERMSSIRKTISRRLVSSLHESAMLTTFNEIYMNPLIELRRENQERFSSKYHVKLGFMSFFIKAVVAGLKAYPRINAFIDKDEVVYRQYYDISIAVGTERGLIVPVIRECDTLSNGDIEVQLADLALRAREGRISVAELEGGCFTITNGGVYGSLLSTPIINPPQVGILGMHKIQKRPVVIDNTITIADMMYVALSYDHRIIDGQEAVGFLVQVKDAIEHPESLLSF
- the pgeF gene encoding peptidoglycan editing factor PgeF translates to MTTYANLKKLSFPELSDFPIRHGLFPKQIDSEGKIFSPKNEDICQDLGAKKFCDLQQVHSTTLLHATQTSPQRSPGDGLYTQEPLLSLHIRHSDCQPAIFYDPEKHVIANVHAGWRGLVGNIYAVTVSILKKVFHSNPQDLIVVIGPSLGPKHAIYPDYKELFPPSFFPLMPKENHMDFRAVARKQLLNLGISRSKITISERCTYEEHDIFFSSRYRNAHSDPNERDPHTKKNNVTAVLLLPRE
- a CDS encoding ATPase yields the protein MHSSSASRSPVPPSSDDRVVSSQSSLKLGSRLATISLIVLSILGALVLTGLLIAGVVSLPIGAPLLTLTLVFAGVFAAMHCFLSKKRLPQVKKTLESLEPSSPLEPSLPKTPTTTEELPLFPSSMDNYQSMLEAYASPLPDAQSIQIGKVEPKATTLTHNVWNITKTRTYLVSVVGDIADPRFNTNLSSLMLVNAANARMSRGGGGTNRAFTSAVSTRGWANSTEGKILLEPGECTVGQWENPDGTINSEKSGLPRYLVQMLGPNAADCDNNIDMCEQLVFRAYFSCFERGMSLRSQYIQLPLISSLNYAPPPGTIVRGKDIHELWIGTVKSAFVKAVITFALKNPEYSLVIVMVNRGSPIL
- a CDS encoding 2Fe-2S iron-sulfur cluster-binding protein, with translation MAKLIVCSEDEEKEFDLEDGSSIAQPCEESGVPFACTEGVCGTCVIEIIEGGENLSEFTQEESDFLGDVDLNERLACQCKIRGGCTKIKF
- a CDS encoding FliA/WhiG family RNA polymerase sigma factor, giving the protein MKNKIKSNISEIWDLYWKTCNIEYRDILIDSYLHLVKYAVHRLISGMPPHVTAEDLYASGIEGLVRAVERFDPERSRRFEGYALFLIKAAIIDDLRKQDWVPRSVYQKANKLSEAIENLRQSLGKEPTDGDLCEYFQISQEELSGWFISARPALIISLNEERSSFYDGEGIALEERIPDERAQTGYDIVDKKEFIRCLSAAIEGLDERERKVMALYYYEDLVLKEIGKILGVSESRVSQIHSKALVKLRIALSAFAF